A stretch of Paludisphaera borealis DNA encodes these proteins:
- a CDS encoding RNA polymerase sigma factor — MGMPIRGLGKIARDVETLFQLGATGGVDDGQLVARFLIPGEGSEAAFRALVIRHGPMVLSVCRRILDDPAAADDAFQATFMILVKKARGLRNRELLGGWLHGVANRVARKAKSAAARRLVVEQRSYNRPYQQAHDHEQAELRAIIDEEIHRLPEHYRLPLVLCHLEGMRHQEVAHRLGCPVGTVESRLSRAKEQLRTRLVRRGVAPGASVLAAALSSRESAAAMTPLVDQVCRLATAPSSVTTALAAVTATSIPRLMILKSAVAARISLAAFAMIGAGAGVLATAAYSDLGPRIATSVLSAVDAPKPPQGDTPPTSQDTTPSRSPSAIAFPLRGITIDGSLDDWPSNMQKYKIEHRLQGSGDYDPGGGEFDEDPDSYFMVGYDRETSLIYVAVQTHDADVVVSGKSQVSSDATEIYLQGMLSDQNDSSPASVVPGVLDAAIMPVIQYVGLPGEAPAYNNAEMANPALLYGDTSKTKTKMKTRRHENGITTYEWAVQPFDHYPDRPSRLEPGKRLGLDVVLVDRDRDRKLASWYSWAPYQGVFKGFDARTIGELILDGPR, encoded by the coding sequence ATGGGAATGCCGATTCGGGGATTGGGAAAGATCGCGAGGGACGTCGAGACCCTGTTTCAACTCGGGGCCACGGGCGGGGTCGACGACGGTCAGCTCGTGGCGCGATTCTTGATCCCGGGCGAGGGGAGCGAGGCCGCGTTTCGAGCGCTCGTGATCCGTCACGGGCCGATGGTCCTGTCTGTCTGCCGACGGATTCTGGACGACCCGGCCGCGGCCGACGACGCCTTTCAGGCCACGTTCATGATCCTTGTGAAGAAAGCCCGGGGCCTTCGCAATCGCGAATTGCTGGGCGGATGGCTCCACGGCGTGGCGAATCGGGTCGCAAGAAAGGCCAAGAGCGCCGCGGCCCGTCGCCTCGTGGTGGAGCAGCGGTCGTACAACCGACCCTACCAGCAGGCGCACGACCATGAGCAGGCCGAACTTCGGGCGATCATCGACGAAGAAATCCACCGCCTGCCGGAGCACTACCGGCTTCCGTTGGTCCTCTGTCACCTTGAGGGGATGAGGCATCAGGAAGTGGCCCATCGCCTGGGCTGCCCGGTTGGAACCGTGGAGAGCCGTCTCTCTCGCGCCAAGGAACAACTCCGGACCCGGCTGGTCAGGCGGGGGGTCGCCCCGGGGGCGAGCGTTCTGGCGGCCGCCCTCTCCTCGCGAGAATCCGCGGCGGCCATGACCCCGCTCGTCGACCAGGTCTGCCGGTTGGCGACCGCTCCAAGCTCCGTCACGACGGCCCTGGCGGCCGTCACGGCGACGTCGATCCCGCGTCTCATGATCCTGAAATCGGCCGTCGCCGCCCGGATCAGCCTGGCTGCGTTCGCGATGATCGGCGCCGGGGCGGGAGTGCTGGCGACGGCGGCCTACAGCGACCTGGGCCCCCGGATCGCCACGTCCGTCCTCTCGGCCGTCGACGCCCCCAAGCCTCCTCAGGGCGATACGCCTCCCACGAGCCAAGACACGACCCCCAGCCGCTCTCCCTCCGCGATCGCCTTCCCGCTTCGCGGCATCACGATCGATGGCTCGCTCGACGATTGGCCGAGCAACATGCAAAAGTACAAAATCGAGCATCGGCTTCAGGGGTCCGGCGATTACGACCCGGGAGGCGGCGAATTCGACGAAGACCCCGACTCCTACTTCATGGTGGGGTACGACCGTGAGACGTCCCTGATCTACGTGGCCGTCCAAACTCACGACGCCGACGTCGTCGTCAGCGGCAAGAGTCAAGTCAGTTCGGACGCGACCGAAATCTACCTCCAAGGCATGCTCAGCGATCAGAACGACTCCTCCCCGGCGTCCGTGGTTCCTGGCGTTCTGGACGCCGCGATCATGCCCGTGATCCAGTACGTGGGTCTGCCCGGCGAAGCGCCCGCATACAACAATGCCGAGATGGCCAATCCCGCGCTCCTTTATGGTGATACGTCCAAGACCAAGACGAAGATGAAGACTCGCCGACACGAAAATGGAATTACGACCTACGAATGGGCCGTCCAGCCGTTCGATCACTACCCCGATCGACCGTCACGGCTGGAGCCCGGTAAACGGCTGGGGCTCGACGTGGTCCTCGTGGACCGCGACCGCGACCGCAAGCTCGCGTCGTGGTATTCCTGGGCCCCCTACCAGGGCGTATTCAAGGGTTTCGACGCCCGAACGATCGGCGAGCTGATCCTCGACGGCCCTCGCTGA
- a CDS encoding GntP family permease, giving the protein MLGVAAIVFSLVLLMAIAYRGLPVIVFAPICAAAALALSGVPILPGYTDSFMNGAADYVRAFFPVFLLGAIFGKLMEAGGAAASIARAIVRAFGSRRAIPAVVLACAVLTYGGVSLFVVAFAVYPFGAALFKAAGIPKRLLPGAIALGAFTLTMDALPGSPQIQNLIPTRTFGTDAYAAPVLGCLGGAVILIGGLIWLDRRRASAASAGEGYGAGHANEPEPKPDLDLPSLPVAVLPLLLVLAANFVASRTSWSIAGWYSEDVLRSTFPTINVRTASPTWALITALGIGITATLALNARRLRGSLTVSLTAATSGALLAIFNTASEVGYGSVIKTLPGFQVIRNGVLGLSQSVLISEAVAVNILSGITGSASGGLSIALEVMGAHYLEAAKAQGISPEWLHRIASMASGGMDTLPHNGAVITLLAITGLTHRQSYPDIFAITLLKTSTVFALAAAATAWA; this is encoded by the coding sequence ATGCTGGGCGTCGCAGCGATCGTGTTTTCGCTGGTCTTGCTGATGGCGATCGCCTACCGGGGCTTGCCGGTCATCGTCTTCGCGCCGATCTGCGCGGCGGCAGCCTTGGCCTTGTCGGGGGTTCCGATCCTGCCGGGGTATACTGATTCGTTCATGAACGGCGCGGCCGATTACGTTCGAGCGTTTTTCCCCGTCTTCTTGCTCGGGGCGATCTTCGGAAAGCTGATGGAAGCGGGGGGCGCGGCGGCCTCGATCGCTCGGGCGATCGTCCGCGCGTTCGGCTCGCGGCGCGCCATCCCGGCCGTGGTGCTCGCCTGCGCCGTGCTGACGTACGGCGGGGTCTCGCTCTTCGTGGTGGCGTTCGCCGTCTACCCGTTCGGCGCGGCCCTGTTCAAGGCGGCCGGGATTCCCAAGCGACTCCTCCCCGGCGCGATCGCCTTGGGGGCGTTCACGCTGACGATGGACGCGCTGCCGGGCTCGCCGCAGATCCAAAACCTGATCCCGACGCGGACCTTCGGCACCGACGCCTATGCCGCCCCGGTGCTCGGCTGCCTGGGCGGGGCCGTGATCCTGATCGGCGGCCTGATCTGGCTTGACCGCCGGCGCGCGTCGGCCGCGTCGGCCGGCGAAGGTTATGGCGCCGGCCACGCGAACGAGCCCGAACCGAAGCCCGACCTCGACCTGCCGAGTCTCCCCGTGGCGGTCTTGCCGTTGCTCTTGGTGCTGGCCGCCAACTTCGTCGCCAGCCGGACGTCGTGGTCGATCGCCGGCTGGTACTCCGAAGACGTCCTCCGAAGCACGTTTCCAACGATCAACGTGCGGACGGCCTCGCCGACCTGGGCCCTGATCACGGCCCTCGGCATCGGGATCACGGCCACGCTCGCGCTCAACGCGCGGCGGCTTCGGGGCTCGCTCACGGTCTCGCTGACGGCGGCGACCTCGGGCGCCTTGCTGGCGATCTTCAACACCGCGTCGGAAGTCGGCTACGGCTCGGTCATCAAGACCCTGCCAGGTTTTCAAGTCATCCGCAACGGCGTGCTCGGCCTGAGTCAGTCGGTGCTGATCTCGGAAGCGGTGGCGGTGAACATCCTCTCCGGGATCACCGGCTCCGCCTCGGGTGGCCTGTCGATCGCTCTCGAGGTGATGGGAGCGCATTACCTGGAAGCGGCCAAGGCGCAGGGGATCAGCCCCGAGTGGCTCCACCGGATCGCCTCGATGGCCTCCGGCGGCATGGACACCCTCCCGCACAACGGCGCGGTCATCACCCTGCTGGCGATCACCGGGCTGACCCACCGCCAATCCTACCCCGACATCTTCGCCATCACGCTCCTCAAGACGTCCACCGTCTTCGCGCTCGCCGCCGCGGCCACCGCCTGGGCCTGA